From one Agathobaculum sp. NTUH-O15-33 genomic stretch:
- a CDS encoding aldehyde dehydrogenase family protein: protein MRYFPLFIDGAWRGGSEGKRFASYNKATGAAVNEFAVSTQADVAEACRAARAAAPLWAGLDAETRAGYMRKAAAVMRRRQREMAEVEAAETGKPVFDTFGFDTRVAIWAFEYFAGLALEIKGDVIPLGDCNFRDFDFVTYEPYGVAAIIAPYNFPIHLLTRSMAPALAAGNTCVIKGSSITPTTAAMVAEACEEAGFPRGVVNLVQGSGATVGEWLVRDPEVDVVGFTGSEEVGRQLMHLSAASKVIKKLVLELGGKGGVIIEPDADLDIATTCQIEGFTFNQGEVCCAMTRAIVHERVKDAYLELLAQKCDQVRIGDPLDDETRMGALISMEHLNRVHGHVRRAVEQGAALYYGGERYMEGLCAEGPFYRPTILTGVTPDMDAWRQEIFGPVLCVATYTELEDAIELANATDFGLGANIFTEDLKKAYQIGRRLNAGSVWVNLPNGMHMACPFGGNKNSGTGREYGTYGLHEYLKVKNNMWRMHD from the coding sequence ATGCGTTATTTTCCGCTTTTTATCGACGGCGCGTGGCGCGGCGGGTCGGAGGGAAAAAGGTTCGCCTCGTATAACAAGGCGACCGGCGCGGCGGTGAACGAATTCGCGGTTTCCACGCAGGCCGACGTGGCCGAGGCGTGCCGCGCCGCCCGGGCGGCGGCCCCCCTGTGGGCCGGGCTGGATGCGGAAACACGCGCGGGCTATATGCGGAAAGCCGCCGCCGTCATGCGGCGCAGGCAGCGCGAAATGGCGGAGGTCGAAGCGGCCGAGACAGGCAAGCCGGTGTTCGATACGTTTGGATTCGATACCCGCGTCGCCATTTGGGCGTTCGAGTACTTTGCGGGTCTCGCCCTTGAGATCAAGGGCGATGTGATCCCGCTGGGCGATTGCAATTTCCGGGATTTTGATTTTGTCACCTACGAGCCGTACGGCGTGGCCGCGATCATCGCGCCCTATAACTTCCCGATTCATCTGCTCACGCGTTCGATGGCGCCCGCGCTGGCGGCGGGCAATACCTGCGTGATCAAGGGTTCGTCCATCACGCCGACGACTGCGGCCATGGTCGCGGAAGCGTGCGAGGAGGCCGGGTTCCCGCGCGGCGTGGTCAATCTGGTGCAGGGCAGCGGCGCGACGGTCGGCGAATGGCTGGTGCGCGACCCGGAGGTGGACGTGGTCGGTTTTACCGGCTCGGAAGAGGTCGGGCGGCAACTGATGCACCTGTCCGCCGCATCCAAGGTCATCAAAAAGCTGGTGCTCGAACTGGGCGGCAAGGGCGGTGTAATCATCGAGCCGGACGCCGATCTCGATATTGCGACCACCTGCCAGATCGAGGGCTTCACCTTTAACCAAGGCGAGGTGTGCTGCGCGATGACGCGCGCCATCGTACACGAGCGCGTGAAGGACGCGTATTTGGAGCTGCTGGCCCAAAAGTGCGATCAGGTCCGCATCGGCGACCCGCTGGACGATGAGACCCGCATGGGCGCGCTCATTAGCATGGAACATTTGAACCGGGTGCACGGCCACGTGCGCCGCGCGGTTGAGCAAGGCGCGGCGCTGTATTATGGCGGCGAACGGTATATGGAAGGCCTGTGCGCGGAGGGGCCGTTCTACCGCCCGACCATCCTGACCGGCGTAACGCCCGATATGGACGCTTGGCGGCAGGAGATATTCGGCCCGGTGCTTTGCGTGGCGACCTATACCGAGCTGGAGGACGCGATCGAGCTGGCCAACGCGACGGACTTCGGCCTTGGCGCGAATATCTTTACCGAAGACCTGAAAAAGGCGTATCAGATCGGGCGGCGGCTCAACGCGGGCTCGGTTTGGGTCAACCTGCCTAACGGCATGCATATGGCCTGTCCGTTCGGCGGCAATAAAAACAGCGGAACGGGCCGCGAATACGGCACCTACGGCCTGCACGAGTACCTGAAGGTTAAAAACAACATGTGGCGTATGCACGATTAA